Part of the Amycolatopsis sp. 195334CR genome is shown below.
GTGCCCGATCATGATCAGCACCGCGCTGTAGAACAGCGTGCGCTCGGATCCGAGCAGGCGGTCGGCGATCCAGGCGCCGACGACGGTGGAGAGGTAGACCAGGCCGCCGTACGCGCCGACGATGCCGAGCGCGGTCGGCTTCTCCAGGCCGAGGCCGCCGTCCGTGGTCGAGTAGTAGAGGTAGATGGCGAGAATGCCCTGCATCCCGTAGAAGGAGAAGCGTTCCCACATCTCGACGCCGAAGAGGTTCGCCAGCCCTCGTGGGTGCCCGAAGAACCCCTTGTCCTTGCCGACCTCGGTAGAGGTAGTACTCACGATGTGTCCATCCTGTCGAGACATCGTTGTCAGACACTGTCAACGCGCATGGTAGGACTGCCGGTTAACAACGAACAGGTCCGGTCGTATTGACGGTGGTGTCTGCCAAGTCACCCGTGGGGAAGGCCACCTTCGCCACCGCGGCCACCCGTTCGAGCGCTAAAATCGCGTAAAGGTGTGCCGGGAAGTCTGGTCGGCGAAGCTGGACCCGACCCCGGAAACGGAGCCCGCGTGAGCACACCCGAATCCCGCCTTCCCGCGAAAGCCGCCGAATTCGCGCGTTACCTGCGCACCGAGACCACCGGCGGGATGATCCTGCTGGCCGCCACCGCGCTCGCCCTGCTGGTGGCCAACTCCCCGCTCGGCGACATCTACCGCGGCCTCCGGGATTTCCAGCTGGGGCCGGAGTTCCTGCACCTGAACCTGTCCATTGGGGACTGGGCGAAGGACGGCCTCCTGGCGCTGTTCTTCTTCGTCGCCGGGCTGGAGCTCAAGCGCGAGCTGGTGGTCGGCGAGCTGTCCAAGTTCAAGCAGGCCATCCTGCCGATCTTCGCCGCGCTCGGCGGCATGGTCGTGCCCGCGGTGGTGGCGCTCGGCGTCGGCTGGGGCGAGCCGGGCATCGATCGCGCGTGGGCCGTGCCGGTGGCCACCGACATCGCCTTCGCGCTCGGCGTGCTCGCGCTGACCGGCTCCAACCTGCCCAGCAGCGCGCGGGTTTTCCTGCTCTCCCTGGCCGTGGTGGACGACCTCGGCGCGATCATCGTGATCGCGGTGCTGTTCACCACCGGGTTCAACCTGCTCGCCGCGGGCATCGCGGTGGTGGCGCTGGCGCTCTACGCCTGGCTGCAGCACCGGCGGGTGCGGGCGTGGTGGTTGTACGTGCCGCTGGCGGTGATCACCTGGGTGGCGGTGCATTCGGCGGGCATCCACGCCACCATCGCCGGGGTCGCGCTCGGCCTGCTCACCCGGGTCCGGCCGGACAAGGACGAGGAGCACGCGCCGGCCATCCGGCTGGAGCACCGGCTGCAGCCGTGGTCGGCGGCGCTGGCCGTGCCGCTGTTCGCGTTGTTCGCCGCGGGCATCGAGATCGACGGCGACGCGCTCGGCGCGGTGTTCACCTCGGCGCTGCCGCTGGCGATCATGATCGGGCTGATCGGCGGCAAGGTGGTCGGCATCCTCGGCGCCAGCGCGCTCGCGGTGAAACTGGGCTTCGCCGAGAAACCCCGCGGCATGGGCTGGCGGGACATGACCGCGTTGTCGGTGCTCGGCGGCGTGGGGTTCACGGTCAGCCTGCTCATCGCCGACCTCGCGCTCGACGGCGCGCTGGCCGAACAGGCCAAGGCGGCGGTCCTGATCGCCTCCGCGGTGGCCTCGCTCACCGCGGCCGCGCTGCTGCTGCGGCGCAGCCGCGTCCACGCGAATACTGAGGTCACCGAGGATTAATGGCGCGCCCGCCGAGCCCGATCATCGAGCACGTGGCACGATGAAGCCCGTGAGCAGCCCCAAGCACCAACTCAACGATGCCGATGGCATGGGCGCCGTCCCCTACCTGCCGCTGTCCGACGACAGCGAGCGCAACGGGGACCAGTCGATCGGTGCGCTGGTCAAGGACGCCACACAGCACCTGTCGACACTGGTCCGGGCCGAGGTCGAACTGGCCAAATCGGAGGTCGTCGGCGAGGTCAAGAAGGGCGTCAAGGGCAGCGTTTTCTTCGTCATCGCCCTGGTCGTCGCGCTGTACAGCTCGTTCTTCTTCTTTTTCTTCCTCGGTGAACTGCTGTCCGAGTGGCTGCAGCGCTGGGCCGCCTTCGGCATCGTGTTCGCGCTGATGCTGGTGGTCGCCGCGCTGTTCGGCTTCCTCGGCTACCGCAAGGTGAAGAAGATCCGCGCGCCGGAACGCACGATCGACAGCGTCAAGGAAACCGCCGCCGCGCTGAAGACGCGCCAGCCGTCCGGGGACGAACTCCCCGCGGTGCGCGACTGAGCCTGCGCGTGCACGCCGGCCCCGATCCGTCGATCGTGCGGATCGACGGGCCCTGGACCCACCGCGACGTCTCGGCCAACGGCATCCGGCTGCACGTCGCCGAACTGGGTTCGGGGCCGCTGGTGTTGCTGCTGCACGGTTTCGGCGAGTTCTGGTGGGCCTGGCACGCCCAGCTGACCGGACTGGCCGAGGCCGGGTTCCGGGTGGTCGCCGCGGATCTGCGCGGGTACGGGGACTCCGACAAACCGCCACGCGGGTACGACGCGTGGACGCTCGCCGGTGATGTCGCGGGCCTGGTCAAGGCGCTCGGGGAGCGCCGCGCGCATCTGGTCGGGCACGCCTGGGGCGGCATGCTCGCCTGGACCGCCGCGACCCTGCACCCGCGCGTCGCCGCTTCGGTGAGCGCGCTCGGCGCCGCGCACCCGCTGGCGCTGCGGGGTTCCGTGGCCAGAACGGCGTGGCGCGGCCGGGGCGGCAACCAGGCGCGCGCGATCGGGCACCTCTTCGGCTTCCAGGTGCCGATGGCGCCGGAACGCAAACTCGTCCGGGACGACGCCGCCGAGGTGGAGCGGCTGATGCGGGGCTGGTCCGGTCCTCAGTGGACGGAGACGGCCGAGTTCACCGAAGCGGCGGCGAAGTTCCGCCAGGCGATCCAGGTGCCCGGGGTGGCGCACAGCTCGCTGGAGTACTACCGCTGGGCCTTCCGGGCGCAGTTCCGGGGTGAAGGCAGGCGGTTCACCGAAGCCGCCGACAAACCGAGCCCGGTGCCGGTGCTGCAACTGCACGGCCAGGAGGACCGCTGCGTGCTGCCGCGCACGGTCACCGCCTCCGAACGCTGGCTGGGCCCGGACTCGGTGCTGGCCACGCTCGCCGGCGTCGGCCACTACCCGCACCTGGAAGCCCCTCAGCGCACCACCGAAATCCTGACCCAATTCCTGACCAAGCGCTGAGCCGAGCCGACCAGCGCTAGGCCGCGCAGGGGCCGGTGCTGACGGCGGCGCCGTAGCCCGAAGCGGCCGCCACCTCCGGCGCCACCTCCGCGGCGGTCAGCGTGAAGCCGGTGTCCGGGTCCTCGACCGCGGCACCGAAGACCACACCGATCACCTCGCCCTGCGGGTTCACCAGCGGACCACCGGAGTTCCCGCTACGGATCCCGGCGCGCACGGTGAACACGTCCCGCTGCACGGTGTTGGTGTCGTAGATGTCCGGTCCGCGCAGGGTGATCTGCTGCCGCACCCTGGCCGAGGTCGCGGTGTACGGGCCGTCGAGCGGGTAGCCGAGCGCGATCGCGTCGTCCCCGGCGCGGGCCGGCTGGTCGGCGAACTCCAGCGGTTCGGCCTCCAGCCGCGGCACGGCGAGGATCGCGACGTCGGTGGCCGGGTCGAAGTGGACCACCCTGGCCGGGAGCTTGCCTTCCGGCGTCTCGACCGCGGTCTCATCAGTGCCCGCGACCACGTGCGCGTTGGTCATCACCCGCTGCGGCGCGATCACGAAGCCGCTGCCCTCCAGCGCGCGCGAGCACGCGGGCGCGTTGCCCCTGACCTTGAGCACGCTGCCGCGCAGCTGGCGCACCACGGTGCTCGCCTGCAGGTTCTCGTCGGGCGGCGCCACATCGGCCTTCGGCGCCTGCTGGAACGGGGCCACGATGGACGGGAAGCCGGACGCGTCGAGCAGTTTGCGCAGCTCGTTCGGCAGGCCCTGCGCCGAATCCGGCATCACCTGGTCGACCCCGCCGAGCACGGTCGAGTTGTTGATCGCCTTGGACAGCCCGGGCAGGCCGGCCACGCTGGTCAGCGGCACCGCGATCAGCCAGGCGACCACGAAGACCACCAGGCCCTGCACGATCGCGCCGAGCGTGTTGTCCACTCCGGACAGCTTCGGCGAGCTGATCTTGTTCCGCAGCTTGCGCCCGGCCCACACGCCGAGCGTTTCCCCCAGCGCGACCAGGAACACCACCACGCCGACCACCACCGCCACGCGCAGCGCGGGGTTGTCGAACAGGTCCACGATCAGCGGCGCCAGCCGGATGCCGAGCACGGCCCCGGCCAGCACCCCGAGAAAGGCGGGCAGCGCGACGAGCACGCCCTGACGCGCACCGGAGATCGCCGCCAGCACGGCCAGCAGCACCACGAGCACGTCGACCCAGTTCACGATTGCTCCCTCTCCCTGGAGCCACCGTTGTACACCGCCCGAGCCCGCGCCGCGTGCGCGGCCAGTGCTTCATCGAGATCCCGTACGTCGGTTTTGTCCCACTCCCGGTCCCAGCCGCCGAGCCCGAGCACGGTGGCCAGCAGGCCCGCGGTGAAGCCCCACACGAACAGCCCGTCGACCTCGAACACCGGTCCCACCCAGTCGTATCCCTTCCGGCGCACCTGGAACCGGTTGGCCGGGTCGAGCAGGTCCACGACCGCGACCCGCGCCACCGCCGCGGTCTCCCCCGGATCTACGGCGTGCACCGGGGAAGGGTTCACCCAGTGGGCCAGCACGGGGGTGACGGAGAACCCGGACACCGGCACCCACAGGTCCGGCAGCACGGCAACCGGGCGCACACCGGACGGCAGCACCCCGGTCTCCTCCTCGGCCTCCCGCAACGCGGTACCGACCGGACCGCCGTCGCCCTCGTCGGCGCCACCGCCGGGGAACGCGACCTGACCGGCGTGCGAGCCGAGCGTGTCGGCCCGTCGCAGCAGCAGCACGTCCGGGCCGCGCGGCCCCTCGCCGAAGAGCACCAGCACCGCCGCAGGGCGCGTCTTCGTGCCCCGCGGCGGGCGGAACCGGGTGAACGCCGACGCGTCCACCTGGCCGCTCGCGGCGACGAGCCCGCGCAGCCACTCCGGCACGCTCTCGGTGTCGACCAGCGGCCCCTGTTCGCTCATGCGGAGTACCTCGCGACGGCTTCGCGCACCTGCCCCACATCGGCGAGCAGGCGCGGGTTGTCGATGAACCGGACCTCACCGCCCGGGGTGACCAAATAGGACGCGGGCAGCGCCGGCGGCACCTTCAGCGCGGTGCGCACCGGACCGGTCTGCCCTTCTCCGTCATACACGGCGGGCAGGCGGACGCCCAGCTCCGCGAGCAGCTCCAGGCCGTCCGACGGGGAGCTGGCGACCTGGACGGTGAGCACCCGCGCGGCCCCCGGCTCGGCCGCGTAGGCGGCGAGCACCGGCAGCTCGGTGCGGCACGGCTGGCACCAGGTCGCCCAGATGTTGACCAGCGTGGGGCCGGACCCGAGCGCCGCCGCGAGGTCCAACTGGCCGCCGTCGCCGAGGCATTCGGTGCCCACGCCGACAAGAGCCGGGCTCGGCTGACCGGTGGTGCACGCGGCCAGCGCCGCCTTCGCGCGCGCGGGCCCGAGGTCCTCGCTCGGCGCGGCGCCCTGGTTGCGCGGCAGCACCGCGACGATCACCGCGAGCACCAGCACCGCGACCGCCAGCGCCCATTTGGTCGCCGTGGTCAAGACTTCGTCACCATCGCCAGCAGGTGTTCGCGCTCCTCCCCCTTGACCAGCTTCGCGGCCTCTTCGAACTCGGTCGGCCCGGCGCCGTAGGACGGGCAGTCGCGGGCCAGCGGGCAGGCCCCGCAGGCCGGTTTCCTGGCGTGGCAGACGCGCCTGCCGTGGAAGATCGTCCGGTGGGACAGCATCGTCCACTCCTTGCGCGGGATCAGCTCGCCGATCGCGTGCTCGACCTTCACCGGGTCGTCCAGCTCGGTCCAGCCCCAGCGGCGGACCAGCCTGCCGAAGTGCGTGTCCACGGTGATGCCCGGCACACCGAAGGCGTCCCCGAGCACCACGTTCGCCGTCTTGCGGCCGACGCCGGGCAGGGTGACCAGGTCCTTCTGGTTGCCCGGCACCTCGCCGTCGAACCGCTCGACCAGCGCCGCGCCGAGACCCATCACCGAGTTCGCCTTGGCCCGGAAGAACCCGGTCGGCCGGAGGTATTCCTCGAGCTCGGTGCGGTCGGCGCCGGCGTAGTCGGCGGCGGTGCGGTAGCGGGCGAACAACGCCGGGGTGACCTGGTTCACCCGCACGTCGGTGGTCTGCGCCGAGAGCACCACGGCGACCAGCAGTTCCAGCGGCGTGGTGAAGTCCAGCTCGCAGTGCGCGTCGGGATACGCCTCGTCGAGGCAACGTTTCATCCGTCGCGCGCGTCTCACCAATGCCAACCGGCTTTCGCCGTCGACGGAACGGGCGGAGGCGCCACCCTTACGGGGGGCTTTACGGGCTTCGGGCGGCACCCCGATAGCCTACGGGCGCCATCAGTTCAGGCGCGAAAAGGACCGAGCCGCAAGCGAGGATCTGAAAGCTATGACCGTCTGGTTCGTTATCGCGGTACCGCTCGTGATCATGTTCTTCGCCCTGATCATGGAGCGCGTGGAGAGCCGCCTCCGGCATGTCGCCGTGCAGGAGGAAGAGGTCGAACAGTTCCTGGAGCAGGCCCAGCCCAACGAGATCAGGGCGCTGCACGGCCACGGGATCGGGCGCGCGCTGGAGCTGTTCCGGCTCCGCCGGCTCGGCGGACGGGCGGCCAAGCTGCGGCCCCGGAAGGTGCGGAGTTAAGCTCTGCCGCCGACCGAGATCGTCTTACTCCTCTCGTCCCAGCGACGAGCGGTGTCCGGGTGAACACCGATCGCCCTGGCTTCGGCGAGCCATGAGGCGATCTCGCTGGCACGCCCTACACTGCACGCAAGTGATCGGCGACACGCTCATCCGTCCTGGACCGCGGGTCGCCACCGATGAGGAGGCACGAGGTGGACGAAACCCTGGCCCGCGCGGGCATCTTCCAGGGGGTGGAACCTGCCGCAGCTGAGGCGCTGGCGCAGACCTTGGAGAGCGTCGAGTTCCCCCGCGGCCACGTGATCTTCAGTGAGGGCGAACCCGGCGACAAGCTCTACATCATCCAGTCCGGGAAGGTGAAGCTCGGCCGCAAGTCCGCGGACGGGCGGGAGAACCTGCTCCAGATCATGGGCCCGTCGGACATGTTCGGCGAACTGTCGATCTTCGACCCCGGCCCCCGCACCTCCAGCGCCACCACGGTGACCGAGGTGCGCGCGGTGATGATGGACCGGCCTGCCCTGCGCCAGTGGATCTCCACCCGGCCCGAGATCGCCGAGCAGCTGCTGCGCGTGGTCGCGCGGAGGCTGCGCCGGACGAACAACATGGTCGCCGAGCTGATCTTCACCGACGTTCCCGGCCGCGTCGCGCGGGCCCTGCTCCAGCTGGCCCAGCGCTTCGGCAGCCAGGAGGCCGGCCTGCTGCGGGTCACCCACGACCTGACGCAGGAGGAGATCGCCCAGTACGTCGGCGCCTCGCGGGAGACCGTGAACAAGGCGCTGGCCGACTTCGCCCACCGCGGCTGGCTGCGGCTGGAGGGCAAGAGCGTGCTGATCCTGGACCCGGAGCGACTGGCTCGACGGGCTCGCTGAGCTGACGCAGCATGAGGGGCCGGGCGCCACCCCCGACGTGGCGCACCGGCCCCTCATGCTGTGCGCGGACCATCCCCCGACGATCCGCGCTCCCCGCCCTCCGGTCGCAGGCCCCGACCCTTATGCCGGAGGGAGCAGAGAAGTCATATGCAGTTCTGGCTATCCATCCACCATGAACGGCCTACCGGCCTCACATCAAGGCCGTTCACTCTCAAGGACGCCAACCGCCGTAGTTTGTTGCGCCGTTTCGCGCAAAAACTTCGGGTTGTTACCCAACCGAGACACGAACGGCCCAACGCGGTGGCGTGGACCTTGTCCATCTTGCCCGTTCAACGCCCCGGCCGCCGGATTCATTCCCGTCTCGCCCCGGCCTCGTGGAAGATTTCTGGTCACAGCTTGGTGACGAAGGTCGCCAGGAAATAAGTGGTACTGACGTACCAGTCGGCGCATACTGGTACGCATGTCCCACTCTGCCTCCGGCGGCACCACGCTGGCCGACTACCGCAGCGCGCTGACCGCTCCCGGCTCGCGCGGCCCGGTGTTCGCCTCCGTGCTGGCCCGCCTGCCGATCGCGATGATCGGCATCGCCGCACTGCTCTACGTGCAGCGGGAGACCGGCTCGTTCGCCGCCGCCGGACTGGTCTCGGCCGGTTCGCTGGTGGGCGTGGCGGCCGGTTCGGTGGTGCAGGGACGGCTGATCGACCGGTTCGGCCCGACGCGGCCGCTGCTGATCACCACGGTGCTGTTCGCCGTCGCGGTCACCACGCTGATCACCTTCATCGAGGCCGGTGCGCCGACCGCGCTGCTGGTGCTGCTCGCCGGCGGGATCGGGATCACCGAGCCGATGGTCGGCTCGGCCTCGCGCGCGCTGTGGGGGCGGCTGGTGCCCGCGGGTCCGGCCAGGGCCGCCGCGTACTCCTACGAGGCGATCAGCATGGAGGTCTTCTTCATCCTCGGGCCCGGGTTCGCCGGTGCGCTCGCGGCCGCGCCGTGGGCCGGTACCGGGCTGGTGGTCGGCGCTTCGGTGATGATCGCCGGTTCGACGTTGTTCGCGCTGAGTCCGGTCGTCCGCGCCTGGGGCGCGATGCCGTCGTCCGGCCGCCGCCCGCTGCTGGGCGCGCTGGCCAGCCCCGGCATGCGCACGCTCGCCATCGCCGCGCTCGGGTTCGGTGTGGTGATCGGCTTCGTCGAGGTCGCGGTGCCCGCCTCGGCGACCAACGCCGGGCACGCCACGATCGGCGGGCTGCTGCTGTCGGCCTGGTCGGTCAGCTCGGTGGTGTTCGGCGTGGCGTACAGCCTGCGCCCGTGGCCGCGGTCGATGGGCCTGCGGTTGCCGGTGCTGCTGGCCGCGTTCGGCGCGATGGTGGCGCTGCTCGCGGTGCCCGGTTCGCTGTGGGGGCTGGCGCTGGCCATGCTGGGCGCGGGCGCGCTGATCACACCGCAGTCCACCGCCCACTCGGCGGCGATCGAACTGGTCGCGCCGAAGGGCACCGCCGCGGAGGCGTTCGGCTGGGTGATCACCGCGGTGACGCTGGGGCTGGCGTTCGGGCAGTCGGTGAGCGGTTACCTGGTGGAAGCGAGCGGGCCGCCCGCTTCCTTCCTCGCCGCCGGGGTGGCCGCGGTCGCGCTGGCGGCCGTCGTGTGGAGCCTGCGCGGCACGATCCGCCCGGTCACCACCCCCGCCCCGGCCGAACTGGTCACGGCCGCCGCCTAGGGTGGCAACGCAGTGAATGTGGCTTTCACTGCGTCTGACGCAGTGAAAGCCACATTCACTGCACCGGGCTCACAGCGTGCGGAGGTAGTCCAGTTGGGCGCGCACGCTGTGTTCCGCGGGCACCCACAACGCCCGGTCCACATCCGCGTAGACCAGTTCCACGACCTGCCGGGGCGTGGCGTCCGGCCCCAGTTCACGCAGCGCCCCGCGCACCTGGTCCAGGCGTTGTTCCCGGTGCGCCAGGTACTCGCGGGCCGTCGCGCGGAGGTCCGGGAGTTCCGGGCCGTGCCCCGGGAGGCCGGGCGTGCCCTCGGGCACCGAGGCCAGCAGGCGCAATGAGCCCAGGTACGCGCCCAGGTCGTCCAGCACCGTGGTGCCGCGCCCGAGGATCGTGTCGCCGGTGAGCACCTCGCCGCCGACCCGGAACGACACCGAGTCCGCGGTGTGCCCCGGCGTGTGCAGCACGCCGATCTCCAGCCCCGCCACCGAAAGGACCTCGTCCGCCTGGAGCGGTTCGCCGTCCTGGCAGAGCGAAGCGTCGAACGCCCGCACCGGCGCGGAGACCTTCGAAGCCAGCCAGGGCGCCCCATCGGCGTGGTCCGGGTGGTGGTGCGTCAGCAGGATCAGCGCCAGCGGGGCCGACGCGGCCAGCAGTTCGAGGTGCTCCCGATCGTCGTAGCCGGGGTCGACGACCACGCACGACGAAGCACCCGGCGCACGCAGCACCCAGCTGTTCGTCCCCTCCAGCGTCATCGACGACGGGTTGTTCTCCAGCAGCACCGAGGCGGTCGGTGAGACCTGGCGCAGCACACCGTA
Proteins encoded:
- a CDS encoding phage holin family protein, which gives rise to MKPVSSPKHQLNDADGMGAVPYLPLSDDSERNGDQSIGALVKDATQHLSTLVRAEVELAKSEVVGEVKKGVKGSVFFVIALVVALYSSFFFFFFLGELLSEWLQRWAAFGIVFALMLVVAALFGFLGYRKVKKIRAPERTIDSVKETAAALKTRQPSGDELPAVRD
- a CDS encoding CoA pyrophosphatase, with amino-acid sequence MSEQGPLVDTESVPEWLRGLVAASGQVDASAFTRFRPPRGTKTRPAAVLVLFGEGPRGPDVLLLRRADTLGSHAGQVAFPGGGADEGDGGPVGTALREAEEETGVLPSGVRPVAVLPDLWVPVSGFSVTPVLAHWVNPSPVHAVDPGETAAVARVAVVDLLDPANRFQVRRKGYDWVGPVFEVDGLFVWGFTAGLLATVLGLGGWDREWDKTDVRDLDEALAAHAARARAVYNGGSREREQS
- a CDS encoding MFS transporter; this encodes MSHSASGGTTLADYRSALTAPGSRGPVFASVLARLPIAMIGIAALLYVQRETGSFAAAGLVSAGSLVGVAAGSVVQGRLIDRFGPTRPLLITTVLFAVAVTTLITFIEAGAPTALLVLLAGGIGITEPMVGSASRALWGRLVPAGPARAAAYSYEAISMEVFFILGPGFAGALAAAPWAGTGLVVGASVMIAGSTLFALSPVVRAWGAMPSSGRRPLLGALASPGMRTLAIAALGFGVVIGFVEVAVPASATNAGHATIGGLLLSAWSVSSVVFGVAYSLRPWPRSMGLRLPVLLAAFGAMVALLAVPGSLWGLALAMLGAGALITPQSTAHSAAIELVAPKGTAAEAFGWVITAVTLGLAFGQSVSGYLVEASGPPASFLAAGVAAVALAAVVWSLRGTIRPVTTPAPAELVTAAA
- the nhaA gene encoding Na+/H+ antiporter NhaA; translation: MSTPESRLPAKAAEFARYLRTETTGGMILLAATALALLVANSPLGDIYRGLRDFQLGPEFLHLNLSIGDWAKDGLLALFFFVAGLELKRELVVGELSKFKQAILPIFAALGGMVVPAVVALGVGWGEPGIDRAWAVPVATDIAFALGVLALTGSNLPSSARVFLLSLAVVDDLGAIIVIAVLFTTGFNLLAAGIAVVALALYAWLQHRRVRAWWLYVPLAVITWVAVHSAGIHATIAGVALGLLTRVRPDKDEEHAPAIRLEHRLQPWSAALAVPLFALFAAGIEIDGDALGAVFTSALPLAIMIGLIGGKVVGILGASALAVKLGFAEKPRGMGWRDMTALSVLGGVGFTVSLLIADLALDGALAEQAKAAVLIASAVASLTAAALLLRRSRVHANTEVTED
- the nth gene encoding endonuclease III, producing MKRCLDEAYPDAHCELDFTTPLELLVAVVLSAQTTDVRVNQVTPALFARYRTAADYAGADRTELEEYLRPTGFFRAKANSVMGLGAALVERFDGEVPGNQKDLVTLPGVGRKTANVVLGDAFGVPGITVDTHFGRLVRRWGWTELDDPVKVEHAIGELIPRKEWTMLSHRTIFHGRRVCHARKPACGACPLARDCPSYGAGPTEFEEAAKLVKGEEREHLLAMVTKS
- a CDS encoding MBL fold metallo-hydrolase — translated: MTHPAYGVLRQVSPTASVLLENNPSSMTLEGTNSWVLRAPGASSCVVVDPGYDDREHLELLAASAPLALILLTHHHPDHADGAPWLASKVSAPVRAFDASLCQDGEPLQADEVLSVAGLEIGVLHTPGHTADSVSFRVGGEVLTGDTILGRGTTVLDDLGAYLGSLRLLASVPEGTPGLPGHGPELPDLRATAREYLAHREQRLDQVRGALRELGPDATPRQVVELVYADVDRALWVPAEHSVRAQLDYLRTL
- a CDS encoding MarP family serine protease; protein product: MNWVDVLVVLLAVLAAISGARQGVLVALPAFLGVLAGAVLGIRLAPLIVDLFDNPALRVAVVVGVVVFLVALGETLGVWAGRKLRNKISSPKLSGVDNTLGAIVQGLVVFVVAWLIAVPLTSVAGLPGLSKAINNSTVLGGVDQVMPDSAQGLPNELRKLLDASGFPSIVAPFQQAPKADVAPPDENLQASTVVRQLRGSVLKVRGNAPACSRALEGSGFVIAPQRVMTNAHVVAGTDETAVETPEGKLPARVVHFDPATDVAILAVPRLEAEPLEFADQPARAGDDAIALGYPLDGPYTATSARVRQQITLRGPDIYDTNTVQRDVFTVRAGIRSGNSGGPLVNPQGEVIGVVFGAAVEDPDTGFTLTAAEVAPEVAAASGYGAAVSTGPCAA
- a CDS encoding alpha/beta fold hydrolase — its product is MHAGPDPSIVRIDGPWTHRDVSANGIRLHVAELGSGPLVLLLHGFGEFWWAWHAQLTGLAEAGFRVVAADLRGYGDSDKPPRGYDAWTLAGDVAGLVKALGERRAHLVGHAWGGMLAWTAATLHPRVAASVSALGAAHPLALRGSVARTAWRGRGGNQARAIGHLFGFQVPMAPERKLVRDDAAEVERLMRGWSGPQWTETAEFTEAAAKFRQAIQVPGVAHSSLEYYRWAFRAQFRGEGRRFTEAADKPSPVPVLQLHGQEDRCVLPRTVTASERWLGPDSVLATLAGVGHYPHLEAPQRTTEILTQFLTKR
- a CDS encoding Crp/Fnr family transcriptional regulator; the protein is MDETLARAGIFQGVEPAAAEALAQTLESVEFPRGHVIFSEGEPGDKLYIIQSGKVKLGRKSADGRENLLQIMGPSDMFGELSIFDPGPRTSSATTVTEVRAVMMDRPALRQWISTRPEIAEQLLRVVARRLRRTNNMVAELIFTDVPGRVARALLQLAQRFGSQEAGLLRVTHDLTQEEIAQYVGASRETVNKALADFAHRGWLRLEGKSVLILDPERLARRAR
- a CDS encoding TlpA disulfide reductase family protein; this translates as MTTATKWALAVAVLVLAVIVAVLPRNQGAAPSEDLGPARAKAALAACTTGQPSPALVGVGTECLGDGGQLDLAAALGSGPTLVNIWATWCQPCRTELPVLAAYAAEPGAARVLTVQVASSPSDGLELLAELGVRLPAVYDGEGQTGPVRTALKVPPALPASYLVTPGGEVRFIDNPRLLADVGQVREAVARYSA